One region of Mycolicibacterium lutetiense genomic DNA includes:
- a CDS encoding esterase family protein has product MRLKIFGRVSHRVAAAAIAGMMLPGLVMAGPTPTAAAYSREGLPVERLQVPSAAMGRDITVQFQGGGPHALYLLDGLRAQEDDNGWDINTGAFEWFYKSGISVVMPVGGQSSFYSDWYRPAAGSAGTTTYKWETFLTQELPAYLAAKREVAPTGNAVVGLSMSGGAALTLAIWHPAQFIFAGALSGFLNPSQGLWPTMIGFAMKDAGGYNTTDMWGTTTDPAWRRNDPMVNINRLVANNTAIWVYCGNGVPSELDSPGGNFGTLYSAQFLENITINTNKEFQQKYVAAGGRNAKFDFPSNGTHTWNYWGSQLQQMKPDLLRVLSQNAAAAAAPPAPAAPVPAVPGQVPGQVPGVAAAPVPGQVAQVPGQVAQVPGQVAQVPGVVAAPAAPVVPGMAGVPGQVPGVAAVPRVAGVPGVAPAAPVAPMSPGLQTVPVALPRS; this is encoded by the coding sequence GTGAGACTGAAAATATTCGGTCGGGTGTCGCACCGTGTGGCGGCTGCGGCGATCGCAGGAATGATGCTGCCGGGGCTGGTCATGGCCGGGCCGACACCGACCGCCGCAGCGTATTCGCGCGAAGGCCTGCCGGTGGAACGCCTCCAGGTGCCATCGGCCGCGATGGGCCGTGACATCACAGTTCAGTTCCAGGGCGGCGGCCCGCACGCGTTGTACCTGCTCGACGGGTTGCGCGCGCAGGAGGACGACAACGGTTGGGACATCAACACCGGGGCGTTCGAGTGGTTCTACAAGTCCGGGATCTCGGTGGTGATGCCGGTAGGCGGGCAATCCAGCTTCTACAGTGACTGGTACCGCCCCGCGGCCGGCAGTGCCGGAACCACCACCTACAAGTGGGAAACCTTCCTCACCCAGGAACTTCCGGCCTACCTGGCCGCCAAACGCGAAGTGGCACCGACCGGTAATGCCGTTGTCGGGCTCTCGATGTCCGGTGGGGCCGCCCTGACCCTGGCCATCTGGCATCCGGCCCAGTTCATCTTCGCGGGAGCCCTGTCCGGCTTCCTCAATCCGTCACAAGGCCTGTGGCCCACCATGATCGGCTTCGCGATGAAGGACGCCGGCGGCTACAACACGACGGATATGTGGGGCACCACGACCGATCCGGCCTGGCGTCGCAACGACCCGATGGTCAACATCAACCGGCTCGTGGCCAACAACACCGCGATCTGGGTGTACTGCGGCAACGGTGTTCCCTCCGAGCTCGACAGCCCGGGCGGCAATTTCGGCACGCTGTACAGCGCTCAGTTCCTGGAGAACATCACGATCAACACCAACAAGGAGTTCCAGCAGAAGTACGTGGCCGCAGGTGGGCGCAACGCGAAGTTCGACTTCCCGTCGAATGGCACTCACACCTGGAATTACTGGGGATCGCAACTGCAGCAGATGAAGCCTGACCTGCTGCGGGTGCTCAGTCAGAACGCGGCAGCCGCAGCTGCACCGCCGGCTCCGGCCGCTCCTGTACCGGCCGTTCCCGGTCAGGTTCCCGGTCAGGTTCCCGGTGTCGCAGCGGCCCCGGTGCCCGGCCAAGTTGCTCAGGTGCCGGGCCAGGTCGCTCAGGTTCCCGGCCAGGTCGCTCAGGTGCCCGGCGTCGTGGCAGCACCCGCCGCACCGGTGGTGCCCGGCATGGCCGGAGTGCCCGGTCAGGTGCCCGGTGTAGCCGCCGTGCCTCGGGTAGCCGGGGTACCCGGAGTGGCTCCGGCCGCCCCGGTCGCTCCGATGAGCCCCGGCCTGCAGACGGTTCCGGTAGCGCTTCCGCGATCCTGA
- a CDS encoding helix-turn-helix transcriptional regulator, producing MPDASRLVRHRNGVPVYRYWTDRDAPPVSVTRGRRAELPEHRPHIHDFPVLWYVPTDGVIYVVAAGEVIDPRPLAADADGVGVFFDPTALGHDAGSPWPTWQAHPLLFPFLHGRSGGLLQLHVPAHRQRLWDTTIQSIEDELAARREGYRQAVLAHLTLLLIDLARLADDVVSDLRRSGEPLLAEVFSVIDRRLSEPLSLSDVAGEVGMTAGHLTTLVRRRTGRTVGEWINERRMGRARDLLSKTDLAVAEVAMRVGMADPGYFSRQFRRTHGVSPREWRRPGSSGIRTESP from the coding sequence ATGCCCGACGCGTCCCGCTTGGTTCGTCACCGCAATGGTGTCCCGGTCTACCGCTATTGGACCGACCGCGACGCGCCGCCGGTGTCGGTCACCCGGGGCCGGCGTGCGGAACTCCCCGAACACCGGCCGCACATACACGACTTCCCGGTGCTCTGGTACGTACCGACCGACGGAGTCATCTATGTGGTGGCAGCCGGCGAGGTGATCGACCCACGGCCGCTGGCCGCCGACGCCGACGGGGTCGGCGTATTCTTCGACCCCACCGCTCTGGGACACGACGCCGGCTCACCCTGGCCCACCTGGCAGGCTCATCCACTGCTGTTCCCCTTCCTCCACGGCCGGTCGGGCGGGCTGTTGCAACTGCACGTGCCCGCCCATCGACAACGGCTGTGGGACACCACCATCCAATCGATCGAGGATGAGCTGGCCGCCCGGCGTGAGGGTTACCGCCAAGCGGTGCTGGCGCATCTGACCCTGCTGCTCATCGATCTGGCCCGTCTCGCCGACGATGTCGTGAGCGACCTGCGCCGTAGCGGCGAGCCGTTGCTGGCCGAGGTGTTCTCGGTGATCGACCGTCGGTTGTCCGAGCCCCTGTCACTCAGTGACGTCGCAGGCGAGGTCGGGATGACAGCGGGTCATCTCACCACGCTGGTGCGCCGGCGGACCGGACGCACGGTCGGTGAATGGATCAACGAGCGCAGGATGGGTCGGGCGCGCGACCTGTTGAGCAAGACGGACCTGGCTGTGGCAGAGGTCGCCATGCGGGTCGGAATGGCCGACCCTGGATACTTCAGCCGCCAGTTCCGCCGGACGCACGGCGTGTCACCACGCGAGTGGCGGCGGCCGGGCTCTTCCGGCATCAGAACCGAATCACCTTGA
- a CDS encoding class I SAM-dependent methyltransferase, producing the protein MTEHRPHLLKNHHDYLPATGHDVFLPGYDLMTRVLGMNPAYRELVAQAGLSTGQRIVEIGCGTGNLTVRAKNACPGADIVGTDPDPRALRRAERKTKGMNGIGFTRAYAQDLPFSDGEFDLALSSMMLHHLDEATKVAATAEVFRVLRPGGRLHIVDVRGDALSGLLENTGFDCTTVGSGRIRLAGSLTYLRATRPA; encoded by the coding sequence ATGACCGAACATCGTCCACATCTTCTGAAGAACCACCATGACTACCTGCCTGCTACGGGCCATGACGTGTTCCTGCCCGGCTACGACCTGATGACGCGGGTCCTGGGAATGAACCCCGCCTACCGCGAACTGGTCGCGCAGGCCGGGCTTTCAACCGGGCAGCGGATCGTCGAAATAGGTTGTGGAACCGGTAATCTCACCGTCCGCGCCAAGAATGCATGTCCGGGCGCCGACATCGTGGGTACCGATCCGGATCCGCGCGCGCTGCGACGGGCAGAGCGAAAAACCAAGGGCATGAACGGTATCGGATTCACCCGGGCCTACGCCCAGGATCTCCCGTTCAGCGACGGCGAGTTCGACCTGGCACTGTCCTCGATGATGTTGCACCACCTCGACGAGGCGACCAAGGTGGCCGCCACCGCCGAGGTGTTCCGGGTCCTGCGGCCGGGTGGCAGGTTACACATCGTCGACGTGCGCGGCGATGCCCTGTCCGGGTTGCTCGAGAACACCGGGTTCGATTGCACGACGGTGGGTTCCGGACGTATCCGGCTGGCCGGAAGTCTTACCTACCTCCGTGCGACGCGTCCGGCGTGA
- a CDS encoding CocE/NonD family hydrolase, protein MANRWQVARGTTVAGQKTTRVRKRTPSPLEPEWTPPPARYGVGVHHNVAVRVSDGTVLRADIHYPTVPETGAPAPGPFPVLLSITPYGKKAPPPAAQIGGGATPYLIRRGYIEVMADVRGTGASGGSFEMLGEVQVQDGVDLVNWAARLPNSNGRVGMFGISYLAINQLLTAAAVGPDSPLKAIFPVMAANDFYRDVVTMGGVPHMRTVQAYGAVYSLLNLVNPVLEFARRGAHERPRAGGLATVRQRGRDQRQYFRSMISDAAGGGDTAFDGPFWDTMRASDVLPDIAHNQVAVFLVGGWHDAFQRGAPLNYAALQNAYAGRPPYAPMEPGQPLSDRVQLIMGPWYHVSDLDGLHIHALQLRWFDHWLKDDASAEVTGAPIRFQAIGSSEWFQAQDYPFPEATPTRLYLAEGGQLAAEPATDQTEATLRYALRGPVSGRSLEQWTLGMGSFMAAQRGRRIRYDLDNRRLQREALTYTTAEFAETQLIAGPVTLTLQATADTTETLWVAHLDDVAPDGASRPLTQGALLGSHRALDPEKTWFTPDGTVLRPHHISTRAAAEPVVRGELTRYDLEIFPTGALIEPGHRLRLTLTTYDFPHLVPTQPAREALVAGTYRIRQGGDSPSSLLIPLAAPAAFTPDASHGGR, encoded by the coding sequence ATGGCGAACCGGTGGCAGGTTGCCCGAGGTACCACGGTGGCCGGGCAGAAGACGACACGAGTCCGTAAGCGCACACCGTCGCCACTGGAACCCGAATGGACCCCTCCGCCGGCGCGCTACGGCGTCGGCGTCCACCACAATGTGGCCGTCCGCGTCTCCGACGGCACCGTGCTCCGGGCCGACATCCACTATCCGACGGTCCCCGAAACCGGGGCACCGGCACCGGGGCCGTTCCCCGTGCTGTTGTCCATCACCCCGTACGGCAAGAAGGCCCCGCCGCCGGCCGCCCAGATCGGCGGTGGGGCCACCCCATACCTGATCCGCCGCGGTTACATCGAGGTGATGGCCGACGTCCGGGGCACCGGCGCCTCGGGCGGATCCTTCGAGATGCTGGGTGAAGTCCAGGTCCAGGACGGGGTAGATCTGGTGAATTGGGCTGCGCGACTGCCCAATTCCAACGGCCGGGTCGGGATGTTCGGCATCTCCTACCTGGCCATCAATCAGCTGCTCACCGCAGCCGCGGTCGGCCCCGACTCACCGCTGAAGGCGATCTTCCCGGTGATGGCCGCCAATGACTTCTACCGCGATGTGGTCACCATGGGCGGCGTGCCGCACATGCGCACGGTGCAGGCCTACGGCGCGGTCTATTCACTGCTGAACCTGGTCAACCCGGTCCTGGAGTTCGCCCGGCGCGGTGCGCATGAGCGCCCCCGGGCCGGTGGCCTGGCCACGGTGCGCCAACGCGGGCGGGACCAGCGCCAGTACTTCCGGTCGATGATCTCCGACGCCGCCGGCGGCGGGGACACCGCGTTCGACGGGCCGTTCTGGGACACCATGCGGGCCTCGGACGTGCTGCCCGATATCGCGCACAACCAGGTGGCTGTCTTCCTGGTCGGCGGCTGGCACGACGCCTTCCAGCGCGGTGCCCCACTGAACTACGCCGCACTGCAGAACGCCTACGCCGGTCGGCCGCCGTACGCTCCGATGGAGCCCGGCCAGCCGCTGTCGGACCGGGTGCAGCTGATCATGGGCCCCTGGTATCACGTATCGGATCTCGACGGCCTGCACATTCATGCGTTGCAGTTGCGCTGGTTTGACCACTGGCTCAAAGACGATGCCTCCGCCGAGGTGACCGGCGCCCCGATCCGCTTCCAGGCCATCGGCAGCTCGGAATGGTTCCAGGCGCAGGACTATCCGTTCCCGGAGGCCACGCCGACCCGGCTGTATCTCGCCGAAGGCGGGCAGCTGGCGGCCGAACCGGCCACCGACCAGACCGAAGCGACACTGCGTTACGCGCTCCGTGGTCCCGTGTCTGGACGCAGCCTGGAACAGTGGACCCTGGGAATGGGCAGCTTCATGGCCGCCCAGCGGGGCCGCCGAATCCGCTACGACCTGGACAACCGCCGCCTGCAGCGGGAGGCCCTGACCTACACCACTGCCGAGTTCGCCGAGACCCAACTCATCGCCGGCCCGGTCACCTTGACCCTGCAGGCAACCGCCGACACCACCGAAACCCTGTGGGTCGCCCACCTCGACGACGTCGCACCGGACGGAGCCAGCCGGCCGCTGACCCAAGGCGCGCTGCTCGGTTCACACCGGGCCCTGGATCCGGAGAAGACGTGGTTTACGCCGGACGGGACGGTGCTACGGCCGCATCACATCAGTACCCGCGCCGCCGCCGAACCCGTCGTGCGCGGCGAACTGACCCGGTATGACCTGGAGATCTTCCCCACCGGTGCCCTGATCGAACCGGGTCACCGGTTGCGGCTGACCCTGACCACCTACGACTTCCCCCACCTGGTCCCCACTCAGCCGGCGCGGGAGGCACTGGTCGCGGGGACCTACCGCATCCGTCAGGGTGGAGATTCGCCGTCGAGTCTGCTCATTCCGTTGGCCGCGCCCGCGGCGTTCACGCCGGACGCGTCGCACGGAGGTAGGTAA
- a CDS encoding heme-binding protein, with the protein MKFTAITARRGIAGACTAGLLGGVAAALIGAPTAAAAPDCSASGVAGTVSSTTGAARTYLNSHPGANQAVTAAFTQSRPEAAETLRGYFTANPQEYNDLRGILAPIGDTQRACNVTALSPELASAYSEFMAG; encoded by the coding sequence ATGAAATTCACTGCTATCACCGCGCGCCGCGGAATTGCCGGCGCTTGCACCGCAGGCCTGCTGGGCGGCGTTGCCGCGGCACTGATCGGCGCGCCGACGGCGGCCGCGGCACCCGATTGCAGCGCCAGCGGGGTGGCCGGCACGGTCAGTAGCACCACCGGCGCCGCGCGCACCTATCTGAACAGCCACCCGGGTGCCAACCAGGCGGTGACCGCTGCGTTCACCCAGTCGCGTCCGGAGGCCGCGGAGACGCTGCGCGGATACTTCACCGCGAATCCGCAGGAGTACAACGACCTGCGGGGCATCCTGGCACCGATCGGGGACACGCAGCGAGCATGCAACGTGACGGCGCTGTCACCGGAACTGGCCTCGGCCTACTCGGAGTTCATGGCCGGGTAG